Proteins from a single region of Nocardiopsis dassonvillei subsp. dassonvillei DSM 43111:
- a CDS encoding glycosyltransferase: MITTALRQALRARGTEAAVLCHAGADTRSVLAELPLRPDDILVDLDAHPLGRPLELPRAWMRDEEPEVGLVAVVAATTTDLHRALTVSTHLPRAVHIVVAMVATSGHQEPPIPASPGMGQWRELQEVRVRRVNRNGWLCELFFPNGMDTVQVVDAVVHGTRGRRRGPATAPLAVLNGPEAALWRPGDTGVRGVEAQGPVPLRRVTPVGDLALRVSDDVARPEWTDPVVPVLDRATTAADSWARISGPDGHVRAHEAVPDSAHAVAPVDELTVNPTGFTRVKDGNLADLTVHGPHAVVREGGKDLVTVAADGTVTDVDLARLRHLRGVRVDWSGHTGPSAAVRAVASLAAGGVPLISGEVPAWASGLGAPLTDLITGARDEDLRDQLRREEYSVRLRRTALRAHGQRSRWRALGAEAGIPLPREPRVSVILCTRRPEMVGFALAQIARQRDVELEVVLTLHGFTADLPEVRAAIDAFRETGLPLVLHEADAGQIFGSVLNDSVDRASGDLISKWDDDDWYGPDHLADLLMARTYSGAELVGTGQDFIYLQEVDLTVWRNRRSEAATRFIAGGTILTDRVVMEEIGGFRPLPRAIDTQLLLAVIRGGGRIYRAHGLGYVLRRTGGGHTWSEDMAFFLHNHTQQWFGWRPSAIVEGEPSPLGQPATEYTGEIR; encoded by the coding sequence ATGATTACCACCGCCCTGCGGCAGGCACTGCGCGCCCGTGGCACCGAGGCCGCCGTGCTCTGCCACGCGGGTGCCGACACCCGCTCCGTCCTGGCCGAGCTGCCGCTACGCCCCGACGACATCCTGGTGGACCTGGACGCCCACCCCCTGGGCCGGCCCCTGGAGCTTCCGCGCGCCTGGATGCGGGACGAGGAGCCCGAGGTCGGTCTGGTCGCGGTCGTGGCCGCCACGACCACCGACCTGCACCGCGCCCTCACCGTCTCCACGCACCTTCCCAGAGCCGTGCACATCGTGGTCGCCATGGTCGCCACGTCCGGCCACCAGGAGCCCCCGATCCCGGCCTCCCCGGGCATGGGCCAGTGGCGCGAGCTCCAGGAGGTGCGGGTCCGCCGCGTCAACAGGAACGGCTGGCTGTGCGAGCTGTTCTTCCCCAACGGGATGGACACCGTCCAGGTGGTCGACGCCGTCGTGCACGGCACCCGGGGTCGGCGCCGGGGGCCGGCAACCGCGCCGCTGGCCGTCCTCAACGGGCCCGAGGCCGCCCTGTGGCGGCCGGGCGACACCGGCGTGCGGGGCGTGGAGGCACAGGGGCCCGTCCCGCTGCGCCGGGTGACCCCTGTGGGGGACCTGGCGCTGCGCGTGTCCGACGACGTCGCGCGGCCCGAGTGGACCGACCCGGTCGTCCCCGTCCTGGACCGCGCCACCACCGCCGCCGACTCCTGGGCCCGGATCTCCGGGCCGGACGGGCACGTCCGGGCCCACGAGGCGGTGCCGGACAGCGCGCACGCGGTCGCGCCCGTGGACGAGCTCACCGTCAACCCCACCGGGTTCACCAGGGTCAAGGACGGGAACCTGGCCGACCTCACCGTCCACGGCCCCCACGCCGTGGTCAGGGAGGGCGGCAAGGACCTGGTCACCGTCGCCGCCGACGGCACGGTCACCGACGTCGACCTGGCACGCCTGCGCCACCTGCGCGGGGTCAGGGTGGACTGGTCCGGGCACACCGGACCCAGCGCCGCCGTACGCGCGGTCGCCTCCCTGGCCGCCGGCGGGGTGCCCCTGATCAGCGGCGAGGTGCCCGCCTGGGCCTCGGGCCTGGGCGCGCCGCTCACGGACCTGATCACCGGCGCCCGCGACGAGGACCTGCGCGACCAGCTGCGTCGTGAGGAGTACAGCGTCCGCCTGCGCCGCACGGCCCTGCGCGCCCACGGCCAGCGCTCCCGCTGGCGGGCCCTGGGGGCGGAGGCCGGGATCCCCCTGCCCAGGGAGCCCCGGGTGTCGGTGATCCTGTGCACGCGCCGCCCCGAGATGGTCGGGTTCGCGCTCGCCCAGATCGCCCGGCAGCGCGACGTGGAACTGGAGGTGGTCCTCACCCTCCACGGGTTCACGGCGGACCTGCCCGAGGTGCGCGCGGCGATCGACGCGTTCCGGGAGACGGGGCTGCCGCTGGTCCTGCACGAGGCCGACGCGGGCCAGATCTTCGGCTCGGTGCTCAACGACTCCGTCGACCGCGCCTCCGGAGACCTGATCTCCAAGTGGGACGACGACGACTGGTACGGCCCCGACCACCTGGCCGACCTGCTGATGGCGCGGACCTACTCCGGCGCCGAGCTCGTGGGCACCGGACAGGACTTCATCTACCTCCAGGAGGTGGACCTGACCGTCTGGCGCAACCGCAGGTCGGAGGCGGCGACCCGGTTCATCGCCGGGGGCACGATCCTCACCGACCGCGTGGTGATGGAGGAGATCGGCGGCTTCCGGCCGCTGCCCCGCGCCATCGACACCCAGCTGCTCCTCGCCGTCATCCGGGGCGGCGGCCGCATCTACCGCGCCCATGGACTCGGGTACGTGCTCCGCCGCACCGGCGGCGGGCACACCTGGTCCGAGGACATGGCCTTCTTCCTGCACAACCACACCCAGCAGTGGTTCGGCTGGCGTCCGAGCGCCATCGTGGAGGGCGAGCCCTCGCCCCTCGGCCAGCCCGCCACCGAGTACACGGGGGAGATCCGTTGA
- a CDS encoding glycosyltransferase, with the protein MTTLDMTPEPVSGDRATAPILPRAEIDYRDQPRARRNDYSVLQPPAIGEWTPTLSVSVVIPAHGHQEKLELVLASLSAQSYPAHLMEVIVVDDGTPEPLTLPPVRPENTRLITSAPGGWGSAHAVNSGVAVSSGQVVLRLDADMLVYRDHVESQMRWHHLVDYGVALGHKMFVDFDPKAMTAEYVATEVREGRAAQLFDRESADPHWVEQTIDGKDKLRTADRLAYKVFIGATGSLHRTLFDAAGGLNGELVLGGDSEFAYRVSQQGALFVPDLDTSSWHLGRTQMQTRRDAGTRYRAPFVANRVPDFHLRRKRPDRQWEVPLVDVVMDVDGATLEDVDTTASALLSGTTPDIRLWLVGPWDVLDEGRRSPLDEERLDLRLIRETFRGDPRVRLVEDAPGHDPLVNFQLRVPAGPALRERAVVELVDMANKNKAGLLCSPVPGATRGDGVMRLERIAAYARARHLWPEATSEELDRRVEEVYGTHWVPGTDFVFPEEGERTKPENPETLRRKLDQALAEVERMRARARRAERKLRWFTPGLTRRALRKLAR; encoded by the coding sequence TTGACCACGCTTGACATGACTCCGGAACCGGTCTCCGGCGACCGCGCGACCGCGCCGATCCTGCCCCGCGCGGAGATCGACTACCGAGACCAGCCCCGCGCGCGGCGCAACGACTACTCCGTGCTCCAGCCGCCCGCGATCGGCGAGTGGACCCCGACCCTGTCGGTGTCGGTGGTCATCCCCGCCCACGGGCACCAGGAAAAGCTCGAACTCGTCCTGGCCTCCCTGTCCGCGCAGAGCTACCCCGCGCACCTGATGGAGGTGATCGTGGTGGACGACGGCACGCCCGAACCCCTCACGCTCCCACCGGTGCGCCCGGAGAACACCCGGCTGATCACCTCGGCCCCCGGCGGCTGGGGCTCGGCGCACGCCGTCAACAGCGGCGTGGCCGTCTCCTCCGGCCAGGTGGTCCTGCGCCTGGACGCGGACATGCTGGTCTACCGCGACCACGTCGAGTCGCAGATGCGCTGGCACCACCTGGTCGACTACGGGGTCGCCCTGGGCCACAAGATGTTCGTGGACTTCGACCCGAAGGCCATGACCGCCGAGTACGTGGCCACCGAGGTGCGCGAGGGACGCGCCGCCCAGCTGTTCGACCGCGAGAGCGCCGACCCGCACTGGGTGGAGCAGACCATCGACGGCAAGGACAAGCTGCGGACCGCCGACCGCCTGGCCTACAAGGTGTTCATCGGCGCCACCGGCTCCCTGCACCGCACCCTGTTCGACGCCGCGGGCGGCCTGAACGGGGAGCTGGTCCTGGGCGGCGACAGCGAGTTCGCCTACCGGGTCTCCCAGCAGGGCGCCCTGTTCGTCCCCGACCTGGACACCAGCAGCTGGCACCTGGGCCGCACCCAGATGCAGACACGCCGCGACGCGGGCACCCGCTACCGCGCCCCCTTCGTGGCCAACCGGGTGCCCGACTTCCACCTGCGGCGCAAGCGCCCCGACCGGCAGTGGGAGGTCCCGCTGGTCGACGTGGTGATGGACGTGGACGGCGCCACCCTGGAGGACGTGGACACCACCGCGTCCGCGCTGCTGTCCGGTACCACTCCCGACATCCGGCTGTGGCTGGTCGGCCCCTGGGACGTGCTGGACGAGGGGCGGCGCTCGCCGCTGGACGAGGAGCGGCTCGACCTGCGGCTGATCCGGGAGACCTTCCGGGGCGACCCCCGGGTGCGCCTGGTGGAGGACGCGCCTGGCCACGACCCGCTCGTCAACTTCCAGCTGCGTGTGCCCGCCGGTCCGGCCCTGAGGGAGCGGGCGGTCGTCGAGCTGGTCGACATGGCCAACAAGAACAAGGCCGGGCTGCTGTGCTCTCCCGTGCCCGGCGCCACACGCGGTGACGGCGTCATGCGCCTGGAGCGGATCGCCGCCTACGCCAGGGCCCGCCACCTGTGGCCCGAGGCGACCTCCGAGGAGCTGGACCGCCGGGTGGAGGAGGTCTACGGCACCCACTGGGTCCCCGGGACGGACTTCGTGTTCCCGGAGGAGGGGGAGCGGACCAAGCCCGAGAACCCCGAGACGCTGCGGCGCAAGCTCGACCAGGCGCTCGCCGAGGTGGAGCGCATGCGTGCCCGGGCCAGGCGCGCCGAGCGCAAGCTGCGCTGGTTCACCCCGGGGCTCACCCGCAGGGCGCTGCGCAAGCTGGCGCGCTGA
- a CDS encoding MaoC family dehydratase, with protein sequence MRVFADIQEVLASQGEHLGHTDWVTIDQDRISLFADATQDHQWIHTEPERAAAGPFGGTIAHGFLTLSMLAHFSQSVISVTRKPSMSINYGLNKVRFLQPVVSGSRIRDGVELSSVQETPKGYLVTTTHTVEIEGQERPALVAESLGLWVP encoded by the coding sequence GTGCGCGTATTCGCCGACATCCAAGAGGTGCTCGCATCCCAAGGCGAACACCTGGGCCACACCGACTGGGTGACCATCGACCAGGACCGGATCTCCCTGTTCGCCGACGCGACGCAGGACCACCAGTGGATCCACACCGAACCCGAGAGGGCGGCCGCGGGCCCCTTCGGGGGCACCATCGCGCACGGGTTCCTCACCCTGTCGATGCTGGCCCACTTCTCCCAGTCGGTGATCTCGGTGACGAGGAAGCCGAGCATGTCCATCAACTACGGGCTCAACAAGGTGCGCTTCCTCCAGCCGGTCGTGTCCGGCTCGCGCATCCGCGACGGCGTCGAGCTCAGCTCGGTCCAGGAGACCCCCAAGGGATACCTGGTCACCACGACCCACACCGTGGAGATCGAGGGCCAGGAGCGGCCCGCCCTGGTGGCCGAGTCGCTCGGCCTGTGGGTGCCCTGA
- a CDS encoding enolase C-terminal domain-like protein, which translates to MAHTGSATATRIVELELIRLRPPAGGRGPGADGPVLVRVADGDGVSGWGELPEASGAQWDALTGAFAPALLGHSWRRPTEAGEAWADLSWDPAVAGALDTACWDLWSRQRDTPLSHALGGERTALTAGVTLPRQVAVESVVTEVNRQVGAGFRRIRLEIAPGWDADVVRAVQSSFPFLVLQADAGCRYTESPADLDALRVLDGLGLLAVEDPFAPGDLAAHARLSAELRTPVALGRSLESVDDLTEAIRAEAGGAVNVDPTRMGGLTAARRAVDRAVDAGWRVWCGSSAVTGIGRAATVALGSLSGASLPVEMPGAGSRGRDLMLPPVRAHDGVVPVPLTESGLGHTVDRAAVAERTARALVVDADGPREARVERGRANGARRRR; encoded by the coding sequence GTGGCACACACCGGCTCGGCGACCGCGACCCGGATCGTCGAACTCGAGCTGATCCGGCTGCGGCCCCCGGCCGGCGGCCGAGGCCCCGGCGCCGACGGCCCCGTCCTGGTCCGGGTGGCCGACGGTGACGGCGTGAGCGGCTGGGGAGAACTGCCGGAGGCCAGCGGAGCCCAGTGGGACGCCCTGACCGGCGCCTTCGCCCCCGCCCTGCTCGGCCACTCCTGGCGGCGTCCGACCGAGGCGGGCGAGGCCTGGGCCGACCTGTCCTGGGACCCGGCCGTGGCCGGGGCCCTGGACACCGCGTGCTGGGACCTGTGGAGCCGCCAGCGCGACACCCCGCTCTCGCATGCCCTGGGCGGAGAGCGCACCGCGCTCACCGCCGGGGTGACGCTGCCCCGCCAGGTGGCCGTGGAGTCGGTGGTCACGGAGGTGAACCGCCAGGTGGGGGCGGGGTTCCGGCGGATCCGGCTGGAGATCGCCCCGGGCTGGGACGCGGACGTGGTGCGCGCGGTGCAGTCGAGCTTCCCGTTCCTGGTCCTCCAGGCGGACGCGGGCTGCCGCTACACCGAGTCCCCCGCCGACCTGGACGCGCTGCGCGTCCTGGACGGGCTCGGTCTGCTCGCGGTCGAGGACCCCTTCGCCCCGGGCGATCTGGCCGCGCACGCCCGGCTGTCCGCCGAACTGCGCACGCCGGTGGCGCTGGGCCGGTCCCTGGAGTCGGTGGACGACCTCACCGAGGCGATCCGGGCCGAGGCGGGCGGCGCGGTGAACGTGGACCCGACCCGCATGGGCGGCCTCACGGCGGCCCGCCGCGCGGTGGACCGCGCCGTGGACGCTGGCTGGCGGGTGTGGTGCGGTTCGTCGGCGGTGACGGGGATCGGCCGCGCCGCGACGGTCGCGCTGGGCTCGCTGTCGGGGGCCTCGCTGCCGGTGGAGATGCCCGGAGCCGGGAGCCGGGGCCGCGACCTGATGCTCCCGCCCGTACGCGCGCACGACGGGGTGGTGCCGGTTCCGCTGACCGAGAGCGGCCTGGGGCACACGGTGGACCGCGCGGCGGTGGCCGAGCGCACCGCCCGGGCCCTGGTCGTGGACGCCGACGGCCCGCGCGAGGCCCGCGTGGAGCGCGGGCGCGCCAACGGCGCCCGACGGCGGCGCTGA
- the ald gene encoding alanine dehydrogenase — MRIGVPREIKNHEYRVAITPAGVHELVRRGHEVVVERDAGLGSSISNAEYEAAGARVLDSPDEVWATGELVLKVKEPVAAEYHRMREGQTLFTYLHLAASRECTDALLERRVTGIAYETVQLPDGSLPLLAPMSEVAGRLAPQMGAVTLQRPSGGRGVLMGGVPGVRPARVTVIGAGVSGLNATQIAVGMGAEVTVLDLNVDKLRHVDSLYRGRVKTVVSNAFELELSVLESDMVIGAVLVPGARAPKLVTNELVSRMRPGAVLVDIAIDQGGCFEDSRPTTHADPTFHVHDTVFYCVANMPGAVPNTSTHALTKDTLRYAVALAEKGWRRAMNEDEALAGGLNTFDGDVVSAPVAEAHGVKHRPLDEVLVQG, encoded by the coding sequence GTGCGCATCGGCGTGCCCCGCGAGATCAAGAACCACGAGTACCGGGTGGCCATCACCCCCGCCGGGGTCCACGAACTGGTCCGACGCGGCCACGAGGTGGTCGTCGAGCGCGACGCGGGCCTGGGCTCCTCCATCTCCAACGCCGAGTACGAGGCGGCGGGCGCGCGCGTCCTGGACTCCCCCGACGAGGTGTGGGCCACCGGTGAGCTGGTCCTGAAGGTCAAGGAGCCGGTCGCGGCCGAGTACCACCGCATGCGGGAGGGGCAGACCCTCTTCACCTACCTGCACCTGGCCGCCTCGCGCGAGTGCACCGACGCCCTGCTGGAGCGGCGGGTGACCGGCATCGCCTACGAGACCGTGCAGCTGCCGGACGGCTCCCTGCCGCTGCTGGCCCCGATGTCGGAGGTCGCGGGCCGCCTGGCCCCGCAGATGGGCGCGGTGACCCTACAGCGGCCCAGCGGCGGGCGCGGCGTGCTGATGGGCGGGGTGCCGGGCGTGCGCCCGGCACGCGTGACCGTGATCGGCGCGGGCGTCTCCGGCCTGAACGCGACGCAGATCGCGGTGGGCATGGGCGCGGAGGTGACCGTGCTGGACCTGAACGTGGACAAGCTGCGGCACGTGGACTCCCTCTACCGGGGCCGGGTCAAGACGGTGGTGTCCAACGCCTTCGAGCTGGAGCTGTCGGTGCTGGAGTCGGACATGGTGATCGGCGCGGTGCTGGTGCCGGGGGCCAGGGCGCCCAAGCTGGTGACCAACGAGCTGGTGTCGCGGATGCGGCCGGGCGCGGTGCTGGTGGACATCGCGATCGACCAGGGCGGGTGCTTCGAGGACTCGCGCCCCACCACACACGCCGACCCCACCTTCCACGTGCACGACACGGTGTTCTACTGCGTGGCGAACATGCCGGGCGCGGTGCCCAACACCTCCACGCACGCCCTCACCAAGGACACCCTGCGGTACGCGGTGGCGCTGGCGGAGAAGGGCTGGCGGCGCGCCATGAACGAGGACGAGGCGCTGGCCGGGGGCCTGAACACCTTCGACGGCGACGTGGTCTCCGCCCCGGTCGCCGAGGCGCACGGGGTCAAGCACCGTCCGCTGGACGAGGTGCTGGTCCAGGGCTAG
- a CDS encoding amidohydrolase family protein: MAVYDSVVRSTRVVLPEGVRPASVGVRDGRVEAVGAHGAHMPAHETTDLGDVALLPGAVDVGTGAHAPGQDLSESYRRTGTAALRGGVTCVVASPAPARPALTCADALGAHQRAAALSPVPVLFLGGVAPGTGPLDLADLQAAGAVAFHCSLSDGGAPDIAALNDAQLRKAMAELAALDSVLLVHAEDAAELGTPPTAAEHRPPRAERRGLERVIAAARAVGTRTHVGSFTAAECAALLAAAGAVGVALTAHTCPHYLCLPSESLGPESPAHACRPPLRSDANRKALWSALLARDSAITTVGSGHLPAHGLYTLEWSLSALWTAAHRRGLGLADLARWTARAPAELLGLVGKGRIAAGFDADLVAFDPGARVAVPAADPSPYAGRELTGRVRRV, encoded by the coding sequence ATGGCCGTGTACGACAGTGTGGTCAGGTCCACGCGCGTGGTCCTCCCCGAGGGGGTCCGGCCCGCCTCGGTCGGGGTGCGCGACGGGCGGGTCGAGGCCGTGGGCGCCCACGGCGCGCACATGCCCGCCCACGAGACGACCGACCTCGGCGACGTGGCCCTGCTGCCCGGCGCGGTGGACGTCGGCACCGGCGCGCACGCACCCGGGCAGGACCTGTCCGAGTCCTACCGCCGGACGGGGACGGCCGCCCTGCGCGGCGGTGTGACCTGCGTGGTGGCCTCCCCCGCCCCGGCCCGGCCCGCCCTCACCTGCGCGGACGCCCTCGGGGCGCACCAGCGCGCGGCGGCCCTGTCCCCCGTGCCGGTGCTGTTCCTGGGCGGGGTGGCCCCGGGCACCGGCCCGCTGGACCTGGCCGACCTCCAGGCCGCCGGGGCGGTGGCCTTCCACTGCTCGCTGTCGGACGGGGGCGCCCCGGACATCGCGGCGCTCAACGACGCCCAGCTGCGCAAGGCGATGGCCGAACTCGCGGCGCTGGACAGCGTGCTGCTGGTGCACGCCGAGGACGCGGCCGAGCTGGGGACCCCGCCGACGGCGGCGGAGCACCGGCCGCCCCGGGCGGAGCGGCGCGGGCTGGAGCGGGTGATCGCGGCGGCCCGCGCGGTGGGGACGCGCACGCACGTGGGGTCGTTCACCGCGGCCGAGTGCGCGGCGCTGCTGGCGGCGGCGGGGGCGGTGGGGGTGGCGCTGACGGCGCACACCTGCCCGCACTACCTGTGCCTGCCCTCGGAGTCGCTGGGGCCGGAGTCGCCCGCGCACGCGTGTCGACCGCCGCTGCGCTCGGACGCCAACCGCAAGGCGCTGTGGAGCGCGCTGCTGGCACGGGACTCGGCGATCACCACCGTGGGGTCGGGGCATCTGCCCGCCCACGGCCTGTACACGCTGGAGTGGAGCCTGTCGGCGCTGTGGACGGCGGCGCACCGGCGCGGCCTGGGGCTGGCCGACCTCGCACGGTGGACGGCGCGGGCCCCGGCGGAACTGCTGGGGCTGGTGGGCAAGGGCCGGATCGCGGCGGGGTTCGACGCCGACCTGGTCGCCTTCGACCCCGGCGCGCGGGTGGCGGTCCCCGCGGCGGACCCGAGCCCCTACGCGGGCCGGGAGCTGACCGGCCGGGTGCGGCGGGTGTGA